One Azospirillum sp. B510 genomic window carries:
- a CDS encoding efflux RND transporter permease subunit — protein sequence MPITRISVDNPVFATMMMVALMVLGLFSYNRLGVDLFPDIDFPVVVVSTSYPGASPETVETDVTRPVEDAVNTIAGIKTLTSRSYEGQSVVIAEFELKTSSVQALQDVREKVSAIRAGFRDEVKDPQITRFNPDDQPILSIAVTSDLRSLRDLTTLTDQIILKRLQNVRGVGKATIAGGVKRQILVRLKPEKLEALNVGVDEVIATVTNENQDVPAGTVTGQGRERVVQVEGRVRNPRDLLDLIVARRGNSPVRLSQVAEVIDGQEEQDSAALLNGAPALAVDVVKVQGANTVEVARGLHQAIGDLRTNGSLPPDVTLAVVRDSSRGITNSLSNVQETLVEGGILTILIVMLFLGSWRSTVITALTLPVAVLGTFGMLAAMGFTLNMMTLMALSLAIGILIDDAIVVRENIMRHLARGQGHRQAALDGTAEIGLAVLATTLTIVAVFLPVAFMGGIIGRFFLQFGITVSAAVLISLFVSFTLDPMLSSLWYDPAAHGKHGRSIFGRFAAWFGRGFDALSHGYGRLLRWGLRRRWLVVVAALAIFFGSFLLVPRIGVEFVPAADLGEQIVEVETPVGSSLAATTAKTRQVEAAIREFPEIAYTYATVNTGVSIGHNRGSLYLRYTPIDQRRRSPNDLAPLLRQRLSAIPGVTIGIAIPGVGGVQKQIQVSVQGRDIAELDRLSRTVIAAMRAIPGFVDVDSTLKAAKPTLAVRLERDLASDLGIGTAKVADTLRPLFAGDTVSSWKAPDGESYDVLVRLPEGDRAGRADLDRIHFSGGVDANGTPRMIPLSQVAAVTTTLGASQINRRDLQREVNVQANVQGRAAGDAGRDLQTALARIELPPGYRIVFGGSTKDIAETSGYAAQALALAVILIYLILASQFGSFLQPLAIMASLPLSLVGVFLGLLVAGSTLNIFSAIGFIMLMGLVTKNAILLVDFANQARGRGAGLHDALVEAGIIRLRPIVMTTAAMIFGMIPLALGIGEGAQQRAPMAHAVIGGLLSSTILTLLVVPVALTYLDGLSRRMKRWFAHADPDAHRHAAE from the coding sequence ATGCCGATCACCCGCATCAGCGTCGACAATCCGGTCTTCGCCACCATGATGATGGTGGCGCTGATGGTGCTCGGCCTCTTCTCCTACAACCGGCTCGGCGTCGATCTGTTTCCCGACATCGATTTCCCGGTGGTGGTGGTCAGCACCAGCTATCCCGGCGCCAGCCCGGAGACGGTGGAGACCGACGTCACCCGCCCGGTCGAGGATGCGGTCAACACCATCGCCGGCATCAAGACGCTGACCTCGCGCTCCTACGAGGGCCAGTCGGTCGTCATCGCCGAGTTCGAGCTGAAGACCTCCTCGGTCCAGGCGTTGCAAGACGTGCGCGAGAAGGTCTCGGCGATCCGCGCCGGCTTCCGCGACGAGGTGAAGGATCCGCAGATCACCCGCTTCAACCCGGACGACCAGCCGATCCTGTCCATCGCCGTCACCTCCGACCTGCGGTCCTTGCGCGACCTCACCACGCTCACCGACCAGATCATCCTGAAGCGCTTGCAGAATGTCCGCGGCGTCGGCAAGGCCACCATCGCCGGCGGGGTGAAGCGCCAGATCCTGGTCCGCCTTAAGCCCGAAAAACTGGAAGCACTCAACGTCGGCGTCGACGAGGTGATCGCCACCGTCACGAACGAGAACCAGGACGTGCCCGCCGGCACCGTCACCGGCCAGGGGCGGGAACGCGTGGTGCAGGTGGAGGGGCGGGTGCGCAACCCGCGCGACCTGCTGGACCTGATCGTCGCCCGGCGCGGCAACAGTCCGGTGCGCCTGTCCCAGGTGGCCGAGGTGATCGACGGGCAGGAGGAGCAGGATTCGGCGGCCCTGCTGAACGGCGCTCCGGCGTTGGCGGTCGATGTGGTGAAGGTCCAGGGCGCCAACACGGTGGAGGTCGCGCGCGGCCTGCATCAGGCGATCGGGGATCTGCGGACCAACGGCTCGCTGCCGCCCGACGTGACGCTGGCGGTGGTGCGCGACAGCTCGCGCGGCATCACCAACTCGCTGAGCAACGTGCAGGAGACGCTGGTCGAGGGCGGCATCCTGACCATCCTGATCGTCATGCTCTTCCTCGGATCCTGGCGCAGCACGGTCATCACCGCGCTGACCCTGCCGGTCGCCGTGCTCGGCACCTTCGGCATGCTGGCGGCGATGGGCTTCACCTTGAACATGATGACGCTGATGGCGCTTTCGCTCGCCATCGGCATCCTGATCGACGACGCCATCGTCGTGCGCGAGAACATCATGCGCCATCTCGCCCGTGGCCAGGGCCACCGGCAGGCGGCGCTCGACGGCACGGCGGAGATCGGGCTGGCGGTGCTGGCGACCACGCTGACCATCGTCGCGGTGTTCTTGCCCGTCGCCTTCATGGGCGGCATCATCGGCCGCTTCTTCCTGCAATTCGGCATCACCGTGTCGGCGGCGGTGCTGATCTCGCTGTTCGTCTCCTTCACGCTGGACCCGATGCTGTCGAGCCTGTGGTACGACCCGGCGGCGCACGGCAAGCATGGCCGGTCCATCTTCGGCCGCTTCGCCGCCTGGTTCGGGCGCGGCTTCGACGCGCTGTCCCACGGCTACGGCCGGCTGCTGCGCTGGGGCCTGCGCCGGCGCTGGCTGGTGGTGGTCGCGGCGCTGGCGATCTTCTTCGGCAGCTTCCTGCTGGTGCCGCGCATCGGCGTGGAGTTCGTCCCCGCCGCCGATCTCGGCGAACAGATCGTCGAGGTGGAGACCCCGGTCGGCTCCTCCCTCGCCGCCACCACCGCCAAGACGAGGCAGGTCGAGGCGGCGATCCGCGAGTTTCCGGAAATCGCCTACACCTACGCCACCGTCAACACCGGCGTGTCGATCGGCCACAACCGGGGCAGCCTCTATCTGCGCTACACCCCGATCGACCAGCGCCGGCGCTCGCCCAACGACCTCGCCCCGCTGCTGCGCCAGCGCCTGTCGGCGATCCCCGGCGTCACCATCGGCATCGCCATTCCCGGCGTCGGCGGCGTGCAGAAGCAGATCCAGGTCTCGGTCCAGGGCCGCGACATCGCCGAGCTGGACCGGCTGTCGCGGACGGTGATCGCCGCCATGCGCGCCATCCCCGGCTTCGTCGACGTCGACAGCACGCTGAAGGCGGCCAAGCCGACGCTGGCCGTCCGGCTGGAGCGCGATCTCGCCAGCGATCTCGGCATCGGCACCGCCAAGGTCGCCGACACGCTGCGCCCGCTGTTCGCCGGCGACACGGTGTCGAGCTGGAAGGCGCCGGACGGCGAGAGCTACGACGTGCTGGTCCGGTTGCCGGAGGGCGACCGCGCCGGCCGCGCCGACCTCGACCGCATCCATTTCTCCGGCGGGGTGGACGCCAACGGGACGCCGCGCATGATCCCGCTGTCCCAGGTGGCGGCGGTGACGACGACGCTCGGCGCCTCGCAGATCAACCGGCGCGACCTTCAGCGCGAGGTGAATGTCCAGGCCAATGTCCAGGGCCGCGCCGCCGGCGACGCCGGGCGCGACCTGCAAACGGCGCTCGCCAGGATCGAGCTGCCGCCCGGCTACCGCATCGTCTTCGGCGGCTCCACCAAGGACATCGCCGAGACCAGCGGCTACGCGGCGCAGGCGCTGGCGCTCGCCGTCATCCTGATCTACCTGATCCTCGCCTCGCAGTTCGGCAGCTTCCTGCAACCGCTCGCCATCATGGCCTCGCTGCCTCTGTCGCTGGTCGGCGTGTTCCTGGGGCTGCTGGTGGCGGGCTCGACGCTGAACATCTTCAGCGCCATCGGCTTCATCATGTTGATGGGTCTGGTGACCAAGAACGCCATCCTGCTGGTCGATTTCGCCAACCAGGCGCGCGGGCGCGGCGCCGGCCTGCATGACGCGCTGGTCGAGGCCGGCATCATCCGCCTGCGCCCCATCGTGATGACCACCGCGGCGATGATCTTCGGCATGATCCCGCTGGCGCTCGGCATCGGCGAGGGGGCGCAGCAGCGCGCCCCGATGGCCCATGCGGTGATCGGCGGGCTCCTGTCCTCCACCATCCTGACTCTGCTGGTGGTGCCGGTGGCGCTGACCTATCTGGACGGGCTGTCGCGCCGGATGAAGCGCTGGTTCGCCCATGCCGACCCCGACGCCCACCGGCACGCGGCGGAGTGA
- a CDS encoding efflux RND transporter periplasmic adaptor subunit — MTAPQRALPQAVQPPLRSSPQPSPQDDKPRRPRRTGRLLALPLVLLLAGGGLWLWRGHGPAAPSPPPSAAATERPVELTALEVTAVAPRPLTETVRLSGSVSPMEQSAVKAEVAARLAEVLVREGQAVRRGEVLARFDTIELTARLNEKQANLEGARAQLVLAERTLAKNRTLNRSNIVSDTSLDQAESGFGFQRAQVDALTAQVELARKALRDAVVVSPIDGMVAVRAVNPGENLAVNAAMFTIVDLSRVEVEATVPAEQVARLAVGQTASLRVEGFGERSFAGRIARINPMARAGSRAIPVYVTIDNRDGALRGGMFAGGEVLVAQAADAIAVPPVAVRHDDQGDFVLVIADGRTTRRPVTRLASWARGDLVQVEGLAPGTPVVTGNLPGLGAGRAVTIAGTAPGPGAGR; from the coding sequence ATGACCGCCCCACAAAGAGCCCTCCCGCAGGCGGTGCAGCCCCCCTTGCGATCATCGCCGCAGCCATCGCCACAGGACGACAAGCCCCGGCGCCCGCGACGGACCGGCCGGCTGCTGGCGCTGCCGCTGGTCCTGCTGCTGGCCGGCGGCGGGCTCTGGCTTTGGCGGGGTCATGGTCCGGCGGCCCCCTCCCCTCCCCCATCCGCCGCGGCGACGGAGCGGCCGGTGGAGCTGACGGCGCTGGAGGTGACGGCGGTCGCGCCGCGCCCATTGACCGAGACGGTGCGGCTCAGCGGCTCCGTCTCGCCGATGGAGCAATCGGCGGTGAAGGCGGAGGTCGCGGCCCGGCTGGCCGAGGTGCTGGTGCGCGAGGGACAGGCGGTGCGCCGGGGCGAGGTGCTGGCCCGCTTCGACACCATCGAGCTGACCGCCCGCCTGAACGAGAAGCAGGCCAATCTGGAAGGCGCCCGCGCCCAGCTGGTTCTCGCCGAACGGACGCTCGCCAAGAACCGCACCCTGAACCGCAGCAACATCGTTTCCGACACCAGCCTGGATCAGGCCGAAAGCGGCTTCGGCTTCCAGCGCGCCCAGGTCGATGCGCTGACCGCCCAGGTGGAGCTGGCGCGCAAGGCCCTGCGCGACGCGGTGGTCGTCAGCCCGATCGACGGCATGGTCGCCGTCCGGGCCGTCAATCCGGGGGAAAATCTGGCGGTGAACGCGGCGATGTTCACCATCGTCGACCTGTCGCGGGTCGAGGTCGAGGCGACCGTCCCGGCGGAGCAGGTGGCCCGGCTCGCCGTCGGCCAGACCGCCAGCCTGCGGGTCGAGGGATTCGGCGAGCGATCGTTCGCCGGCCGCATCGCCCGCATCAACCCGATGGCGCGGGCGGGATCGCGCGCCATCCCCGTCTATGTCACCATCGACAACAGGGACGGCGCGCTCCGCGGCGGCATGTTCGCCGGCGGCGAGGTGCTGGTGGCGCAGGCGGCGGACGCCATCGCCGTGCCGCCGGTCGCCGTCCGCCATGACGATCAGGGCGACTTCGTCCTGGTGATCGCCGACGGGCGGACCACGCGCCGGCCGGTCACCCGGCTGGCCTCATGGGCGCGCGGCGACCTGGTGCAGGTGGAGGGGCTGGCGCCGGGCACCCCTGTCGTCACCGGCAACCTGCCCGGCCTGGGCGCCGGCCGCGCCGTCACCATCGCCGGCACGGCCCCCGGCCCCGGCGCCGGCCGCTGA
- a CDS encoding lytic transglycosylase domain-containing protein: protein MAKRNLATINAAGAMLCLALGLAGCASEAPQVQTASPAEAAYVPDPNDPLSRWVPHIREASQRYDMPEKWIRAVMMRESNGRATTNNGKVLTSSAGAIGLMQVMPGTYELMRTQYGLGPNPADPHDNIMAGTAYLREMYDLFGAPGFLAAYNCGPACYAQHLAGKQRLPRETKLYLAALTPVLRGAAPSQPSQTAGASAIEIAVVPDDAPKPRGGQAPTSNQAAPAPAIPAPVVVASAETPPSKAVEPRRMEPRPSAAPEPSAAVVAAAAPVVIPGIAPSPNPKPVQVASLEPPQPAVQRINPQFTAQVAEALLPNPGAAKGERVVMRFVSQRADGCGSVTGRDRICVSLAGAGS, encoded by the coding sequence GTGGCCAAACGGAACCTCGCGACGATCAACGCCGCCGGAGCGATGCTGTGCCTGGCTCTCGGTCTGGCCGGCTGCGCCTCCGAAGCGCCACAGGTGCAGACGGCTTCGCCGGCCGAGGCCGCCTATGTCCCGGACCCGAACGATCCGCTGTCGCGCTGGGTTCCGCACATCCGCGAGGCCTCCCAGCGTTACGACATGCCGGAGAAATGGATCCGCGCGGTGATGATGCGTGAGAGCAACGGGCGGGCGACGACCAACAACGGCAAGGTGCTGACCAGCTCGGCCGGGGCCATCGGCCTGATGCAGGTGATGCCCGGCACTTATGAGCTGATGCGCACGCAATATGGCCTCGGCCCCAACCCGGCCGATCCGCACGACAACATCATGGCGGGCACCGCCTATCTGCGCGAGATGTACGACCTGTTCGGCGCGCCCGGATTCCTCGCCGCCTATAATTGCGGCCCGGCCTGCTATGCCCAGCATCTGGCCGGCAAGCAGCGGCTGCCGCGCGAGACGAAGCTGTATCTGGCGGCCCTGACCCCGGTGCTGCGCGGCGCCGCCCCGAGCCAGCCGTCGCAGACGGCTGGCGCCTCCGCCATCGAGATCGCCGTGGTGCCGGACGACGCGCCGAAGCCGCGCGGCGGTCAGGCCCCGACCTCAAATCAGGCCGCTCCCGCCCCGGCAATTCCCGCCCCGGTGGTGGTGGCGTCGGCGGAAACGCCGCCCTCCAAGGCGGTGGAGCCGCGCCGGATGGAGCCCAGGCCGTCCGCCGCGCCGGAGCCGTCCGCCGCCGTCGTCGCAGCGGCCGCTCCCGTCGTGATTCCGGGCATCGCGCCGTCGCCCAATCCCAAGCCGGTCCAGGTCGCCAGCCTGGAACCGCCGCAGCCGGCGGTTCAGCGCATCAACCCGCAATTCACCGCCCAGGTGGCCGAAGCCCTGCTGCCCAATCCGGGCGCGGCGAAGGGTGAGCGGGTGGTCATGCGGTTCGTGTCGCAGCGGGCCGACGGCTGCGGCAGTGTGACCGGCCGTGACCGCATCTGCGTCTCGCTGGCCGGCGCCGGGTCGTAA
- a CDS encoding LysR family transcriptional regulator, which translates to MDAITVEQLRVFVTIAEQGSFAAAARHLNRTQSAVTYTVQKLEGQTGVPLFDRDQYRPSLTEAGRSLLPHARKVIGDIADYRLHADRLRQGLEADLRIVVSQFVSPDLYVDVLKRFELTFPSVRLDLATITVQSTAALDQGQADLSLMPEFFPMGNSYVRRHCGVSKIIVVAAAVHPLVQVAVPLTNDIMSRHMQIMLVSREASSLKQNHAQHADNCWRVDDLETKRRLILGGVGWGSMPDHLVAGALRDGTMAVLEPAEWDGSDRLPQLPIVAAHRRDRPPGPAGQWLFEEFSRGGEPIE; encoded by the coding sequence ATGGATGCGATAACCGTCGAGCAGCTCCGGGTTTTCGTTACGATCGCGGAACAAGGCAGTTTCGCGGCGGCGGCGCGCCATTTGAACCGGACACAGTCGGCGGTGACCTACACCGTCCAGAAGCTGGAGGGGCAAACCGGCGTCCCTCTGTTCGACCGTGACCAGTACCGTCCGTCCCTGACCGAAGCCGGGCGTTCGCTTCTTCCCCATGCCCGCAAGGTGATCGGCGACATCGCCGATTACCGCCTGCACGCGGACCGGCTCCGGCAGGGGTTGGAGGCCGATCTGCGCATCGTCGTCAGCCAGTTCGTGTCGCCGGACCTCTATGTCGATGTCCTGAAGCGGTTCGAACTGACCTTTCCCAGCGTGCGGCTTGATTTGGCCACCATCACGGTGCAGAGCACGGCGGCGCTCGATCAGGGGCAGGCCGACCTGTCGCTGATGCCCGAATTCTTCCCGATGGGAAACAGCTATGTCCGGCGGCATTGCGGGGTGTCGAAGATCATCGTCGTCGCCGCGGCCGTCCATCCGCTCGTCCAGGTCGCGGTGCCGCTGACGAACGACATCATGTCCCGCCACATGCAGATCATGCTCGTCTCCCGCGAGGCGTCGTCCCTGAAGCAGAACCATGCGCAGCATGCCGACAATTGCTGGCGGGTCGATGATCTGGAAACCAAGCGGCGGCTCATCCTTGGCGGTGTCGGCTGGGGAAGCATGCCGGACCATCTGGTCGCCGGCGCTTTGCGCGACGGCACGATGGCCGTGCTGGAACCGGCGGAATGGGACGGGTCCGACCGTTTGCCGCAACTGCCCATCGTGGCCGCCCATCGCCGCGACCGCCCCCCGGGGCCCGCCGGTCAGTGGCTGTTCGAGGAGTTCAGCAGAGGCGGCGAGCCGATCGAATGA